One Drosophila santomea strain STO CAGO 1482 chromosome X, Prin_Dsan_1.1, whole genome shotgun sequence DNA segment encodes these proteins:
- the LOC120456091 gene encoding abnormal cell migration protein 10 isoform X1, with product MDCGGIATHQQQQLQQQQLHLLQQQLQQQQHQQRQQQQHSLEEAATITNINLRGILVGGAASGAAAGGATTTTTTTTAAGFVAGGDCPVIGAGAGAGVKLRRHSDRPLTPEAKQLSHTYRISMANLEDSQESELDQILGELSLLEAQISYTEASMLPAMCAPSAGAQMAPPPGVAQLPSSAPSMVSMSAASSRSHSRTNSTISADVSSCSSSGISENGHGLGLGGPGSAGMIVQPPPPGGMTMGITLGVVTPREPRTESPDNDSAFSDTVSLLSSESSASSNTSLQQQQQQQHQQHQQQQKQQLAGAEKLLHGVHGQHGGQQSGVNSITKADKIQLALHKLESAPIRRLFVKAFTSDGASKSLLVDERMGCGHVTRLLADKNHVQMQSNWALVEHLGDLQMERLFEDHELLVDNLMTWHSDAGNRVLFQQRPDKVTLFLRPELYLPGPQMAPGCQHDEQTRQMLLDEFFDSHNQLQMDGPLYMKADPKKGWKRYHFVLRSSGLYYFPKEKTKNTRDLACLNLFHGHNVYTGLGWRKKWKSPTDYTFGFKAVADSSLGKSCRSLKMLCAEDLPTLDRWLTAIRVCKYGKQLWDSHKSLLEDLCLSRDDAVSQSSFAASMRSESISSISSAVPSQCGSVSSAISSMSNSTSGRTSRASSSSSSGCLSDDNNAFDSEFTTGTIKRKPSMKPNLPLTTMTRQLKEVGEITICESAGGDASSPERSGTLTRRHSRRKSQESNGSGTLKRRPIAVPVSTVVKQTEPMGSASSTSSSSNSTPTPTPSICAKPPPGDSASLMCSSTLSLDSLPPPPPPPALDGSEDQDVYGSQLSLASLPPPPPPEDVLAMNYAEPSSPSTPTPMSTPMIMPNSNGSLPPAVPAKPMKPAVKQAAGGLKAAPPYKAPPDYVGPALLPGPPLPPPPPAQKKVSFADSPVLLRRKMCSPEPVLPQRSPSTTLSCHSSSSAGSAYQTYAPGPMLPPRADVARLSSLSNGSSSEVTSPKRLQESASNPPRDFLKDLQRVMRKKWQVAQKCKAEPATTPHEVLGFRDFSNEDLLAAHNLNSGANSSHYYRETANVSHWVRKHYEYAHNALYENVHAQAAAGVPGGEATTPPLPPPPGNSVAAKKRPPPPPPKRSDKTHLTNRV from the exons ATCAACCTAAGGGGCATCTTAGTTGGCGGCGCTGCCAGCGGAGCAGCGGCTGGTGGTgcgacgacaacgacgacgacgacgaccgCCGCTGGCTTCGTGGCTGGTGGGGATTGCCCTGTGATCGGCGCCGGTGCTGGCGCTGGCGTCAAGCTGCGCAGGCACAGCGATCGTCCCCTGACGCCGGAGGCCAAGCAGCTCTCCCACACATACCGCATCTCGATGGCCAACCTGGAGGATTCGCAGGAATCGGAGCTGGACCAGATCCTGGGCGAGCTGAGTCTGCTGGAGGCGCAAATTAGCTACACCGAGGCGTCCATGCTGCCCGCCATGTGTGCACCCAGCGCCGGCGCTCAGATGGCACCGCCACCTGGAGTGGCCCAGTTGCCAAGTAGTGCTCCGTCGATGGTCTCCATGTCGGCAGCATCCTCGCGCTCCCACTCGCGCACCAACAGCACCATCTCAGCGGACGTGAGCAGCTGCTCGTCGTCCGGGATCTCGGAGAATGGACACGGACTAGGACTTGGCGGACCTGGATCGGCCGGAATGATCGTtcagccaccgccaccgggCGGCATGACCATGGGTATAACGCTGGGCGTTGTCACTCCCCGTGAACCGCGCACTGAGTCGCCAGACAATGACTCCGCTTTCAGCGACACGGTTTCGCTGCTGTCCAGCGAGTCGTCGGCCTCCTCGAACACAtccctgcagcagcagcagcagcaacagcaccaacagcaccagcagcaacagaaacaacagcTGGCCGGCGCGGAGAAACTACTCCACGGTGTCCATGGCCAGCACGGTGGCCAGCAGAGTGGCGTTAACAGCATCACGAAGGCGGACAAGATCCAGTTGGCACTGCATAAGCTGGAAAGCGCCCCCATCCGGCGGCTGTTTGTCAAGGCCTTTACCTCCGACGGTGCCTCCAAGTCACTGTTGGTGGATGAGCGCATGGGCTGTGGCCATGTAACACGCCTCTTGGCCGACAAGAACCACGTGCAAATGCAGTCGAACTGGGCGTTGGTCGAGCACTTGGGCGATCTCCAGATGG AACGCCTCTTTGAGGACCACGAACTGCTGGTGGACAACCTGATGACGTGGCACTCAGACGCCGGCAACCGAGTGCTCTTTCAACAGCGACCGGACAAGGTGACGCTGTTCCTGCGGCCGGAGCTCTACTTACCCGGACCCCAGATGGCGCCCGGATGCCAGCACGACGAGCAAACGCGTCAGATGCTGCTGGACGAGTTCTTCGATTCGCACAACCAGCTGCAGATGGACGGACCGCTTTACATGAAGGCGGACCCAAAGAAGGGCTGGAAGCGATATCACTTTGTGTTGCGCTCCTCGGGTCTCTACTACTTCCCCAAGGAGAAGACAAAGAACACGCGAGACCTGGCCTGCCTAAATCTGTTTCACGGCCACAATGTGTACACTGGATTGGGCTGGCGCAAGAAGTGGAAGTCGCCGACTGACTATACCTTTGGCTTCAAGGCGGTGGCGGACTCTTCGCTGGGCAAGTCGTGCCGCTCCCTCAAGATGCTCTGCGCTGAGGACCTGCCGACGCTGGACCGCTGGCTGACAGCCATACGCGTCTGCAAGTACGGCAAGCAGCTGTGGGACAGTCACAAATCGCTGCTCGAGGATCTCTGCCTGAGCCGCGACGATGCCGTCTCGCAGTCGAGCTTTGCAGCCTCCATGCGCAGCGAGTCCATCTCGAGCATCTCCTCGGCGGTACCGTCGCAGTGCGGCAGCGTTTCCTCGGCCATCAGCAGCATGTCCAACTCGACCAGCGGCCGCACATCGCGCgcctccagcagcagctccagtgGCTGCCTCTCGGACGACAACAACGCCTTCGACTCTGAGTTCACCACTGGCACCATTAAGCGCAAGCCCTCGATGAAGCCCAATCTCCCGCTGACCACGATGACACGCCAGCTAAAGGAGGTGGGCGAGATCACCATTTGCGAGAGCGCAGGTGGCGATGCCAGTTCCCCGGAGCGCAGTGGTACTCTAACGCGTCGCCACAGTCGTCGCAAGTCGCAGGAGAGCAACGGCAGCGGCACGCTCAAGCGCCGCCCGATTGCCGTGCCGGTGTCCACTGTCGTCAAGCAGACGGAGCCAATGGGCAGTGCCTCGTCCACCTCGTCCAGCAGCAACTCTACGCCGACGCCCACACCCAGCATATGCGCCAAACCGCCGCCAGGCGATTCAGCCTCGCTGATGTGTTCCTCTACGCTGTCTTTGGACTCGTTGCCACCGCCCCCGCCGCCACCAGCTTTAGATGGATCGGAGGACCAGGATGTGTACGGGTCACAGCTGTCGCTGGCCTCactgccaccaccacctccgccCGAGGATGTGCTGGCCATGAACTATGCAGAACCCTCCAGTCCGTCTACTCCCACACCAATGAGCACTCCAATGATCATGCCCAACAGCAACGGATCGTTGCCCCCGGCGGTGCCGGCCAAGCCCATGAAGCCAGCAGTGAAGCAGGCGGCGGGCGGTCTCAAGGCCGCGCCACCATACAAGGCACCGCCGGATTACGTGGGTCCCGCCCTGCTGCCCGGGCCGCcattgccgccgccgcctcccgCCCAGAAAAAGGTCTCGTTTGCAGACTCTCCGGTGCTGTTGCGTCGCAAGATGTGCTCACCAGAACCCGTGCTGCCCCAGCGATCGCCCAGCACCACGCTCAGCTGTCATTCCAGCTCCAGCGCGGGATCGGCCTACCAGACCTATGCTCCCGGGCCTATGTTGCCGCCTCGTGCGGATGTGGCCCGCCTCTCTAGCCtgagcaacggcagcagcagcgaggTGACCTCGCCAAAGCGCCTGCAGGAGTCGGCCTCGAATCCGCCCCGCGACTTCCTAAAGGATCTGCAGCGCGTTATGCGCAAAAAATGGCAAGTGGCGCAAAAGTGCAAAGCGGAGCCGGCGACGACGCCGCATGAGGTCCTGGGCTTCCGGGACTTTAGCAACGAGGATCTTCTGGCCGCCCACAATCTCAACTCCGGAGCCAACTCCTCGCACTACTACCGCGAGACGGCCAACGTGAGCCACTGGGTGAGGAAGCACTACGAGTATGCCCACAACGCGCTCTACGAGAACGTGCACGCCCAGGCGGCGGCTGGAGTGCCTGGTGGAGAAGCCACCACGCCTCCTCTCCCACCACCACCTGGTAATTCAGTGGCAGCTAAGAAAcgtccgccgccgccgcctccgaAGCGGAGCGACAAGACGCACCTGACCAACCGGGTGTAA
- the LOC120456091 gene encoding amyloid beta A4 precursor protein-binding family B member 1-interacting protein isoform X2, which translates to MANLEDSQESELDQILGELSLLEAQISYTEASMLPAMCAPSAGAQMAPPPGVAQLPSSAPSMVSMSAASSRSHSRTNSTISADVSSCSSSGISENGHGLGLGGPGSAGMIVQPPPPGGMTMGITLGVVTPREPRTESPDNDSAFSDTVSLLSSESSASSNTSLQQQQQQQHQQHQQQQKQQLAGAEKLLHGVHGQHGGQQSGVNSITKADKIQLALHKLESAPIRRLFVKAFTSDGASKSLLVDERMGCGHVTRLLADKNHVQMQSNWALVEHLGDLQMERLFEDHELLVDNLMTWHSDAGNRVLFQQRPDKVTLFLRPELYLPGPQMAPGCQHDEQTRQMLLDEFFDSHNQLQMDGPLYMKADPKKGWKRYHFVLRSSGLYYFPKEKTKNTRDLACLNLFHGHNVYTGLGWRKKWKSPTDYTFGFKAVADSSLGKSCRSLKMLCAEDLPTLDRWLTAIRVCKYGKQLWDSHKSLLEDLCLSRDDAVSQSSFAASMRSESISSISSAVPSQCGSVSSAISSMSNSTSGRTSRASSSSSSGCLSDDNNAFDSEFTTGTIKRKPSMKPNLPLTTMTRQLKEVGEITICESAGGDASSPERSGTLTRRHSRRKSQESNGSGTLKRRPIAVPVSTVVKQTEPMGSASSTSSSSNSTPTPTPSICAKPPPGDSASLMCSSTLSLDSLPPPPPPPALDGSEDQDVYGSQLSLASLPPPPPPEDVLAMNYAEPSSPSTPTPMSTPMIMPNSNGSLPPAVPAKPMKPAVKQAAGGLKAAPPYKAPPDYVGPALLPGPPLPPPPPAQKKVSFADSPVLLRRKMCSPEPVLPQRSPSTTLSCHSSSSAGSAYQTYAPGPMLPPRADVARLSSLSNGSSSEVTSPKRLQESASNPPRDFLKDLQRVMRKKWQVAQKCKAEPATTPHEVLGFRDFSNEDLLAAHNLNSGANSSHYYRETANVSHWVRKHYEYAHNALYENVHAQAAAGVPGGEATTPPLPPPPGNSVAAKKRPPPPPPKRSDKTHLTNRV; encoded by the exons ATGGCCAACCTGGAGGATTCGCAGGAATCGGAGCTGGACCAGATCCTGGGCGAGCTGAGTCTGCTGGAGGCGCAAATTAGCTACACCGAGGCGTCCATGCTGCCCGCCATGTGTGCACCCAGCGCCGGCGCTCAGATGGCACCGCCACCTGGAGTGGCCCAGTTGCCAAGTAGTGCTCCGTCGATGGTCTCCATGTCGGCAGCATCCTCGCGCTCCCACTCGCGCACCAACAGCACCATCTCAGCGGACGTGAGCAGCTGCTCGTCGTCCGGGATCTCGGAGAATGGACACGGACTAGGACTTGGCGGACCTGGATCGGCCGGAATGATCGTtcagccaccgccaccgggCGGCATGACCATGGGTATAACGCTGGGCGTTGTCACTCCCCGTGAACCGCGCACTGAGTCGCCAGACAATGACTCCGCTTTCAGCGACACGGTTTCGCTGCTGTCCAGCGAGTCGTCGGCCTCCTCGAACACAtccctgcagcagcagcagcagcaacagcaccaacagcaccagcagcaacagaaacaacagcTGGCCGGCGCGGAGAAACTACTCCACGGTGTCCATGGCCAGCACGGTGGCCAGCAGAGTGGCGTTAACAGCATCACGAAGGCGGACAAGATCCAGTTGGCACTGCATAAGCTGGAAAGCGCCCCCATCCGGCGGCTGTTTGTCAAGGCCTTTACCTCCGACGGTGCCTCCAAGTCACTGTTGGTGGATGAGCGCATGGGCTGTGGCCATGTAACACGCCTCTTGGCCGACAAGAACCACGTGCAAATGCAGTCGAACTGGGCGTTGGTCGAGCACTTGGGCGATCTCCAGATGG AACGCCTCTTTGAGGACCACGAACTGCTGGTGGACAACCTGATGACGTGGCACTCAGACGCCGGCAACCGAGTGCTCTTTCAACAGCGACCGGACAAGGTGACGCTGTTCCTGCGGCCGGAGCTCTACTTACCCGGACCCCAGATGGCGCCCGGATGCCAGCACGACGAGCAAACGCGTCAGATGCTGCTGGACGAGTTCTTCGATTCGCACAACCAGCTGCAGATGGACGGACCGCTTTACATGAAGGCGGACCCAAAGAAGGGCTGGAAGCGATATCACTTTGTGTTGCGCTCCTCGGGTCTCTACTACTTCCCCAAGGAGAAGACAAAGAACACGCGAGACCTGGCCTGCCTAAATCTGTTTCACGGCCACAATGTGTACACTGGATTGGGCTGGCGCAAGAAGTGGAAGTCGCCGACTGACTATACCTTTGGCTTCAAGGCGGTGGCGGACTCTTCGCTGGGCAAGTCGTGCCGCTCCCTCAAGATGCTCTGCGCTGAGGACCTGCCGACGCTGGACCGCTGGCTGACAGCCATACGCGTCTGCAAGTACGGCAAGCAGCTGTGGGACAGTCACAAATCGCTGCTCGAGGATCTCTGCCTGAGCCGCGACGATGCCGTCTCGCAGTCGAGCTTTGCAGCCTCCATGCGCAGCGAGTCCATCTCGAGCATCTCCTCGGCGGTACCGTCGCAGTGCGGCAGCGTTTCCTCGGCCATCAGCAGCATGTCCAACTCGACCAGCGGCCGCACATCGCGCgcctccagcagcagctccagtgGCTGCCTCTCGGACGACAACAACGCCTTCGACTCTGAGTTCACCACTGGCACCATTAAGCGCAAGCCCTCGATGAAGCCCAATCTCCCGCTGACCACGATGACACGCCAGCTAAAGGAGGTGGGCGAGATCACCATTTGCGAGAGCGCAGGTGGCGATGCCAGTTCCCCGGAGCGCAGTGGTACTCTAACGCGTCGCCACAGTCGTCGCAAGTCGCAGGAGAGCAACGGCAGCGGCACGCTCAAGCGCCGCCCGATTGCCGTGCCGGTGTCCACTGTCGTCAAGCAGACGGAGCCAATGGGCAGTGCCTCGTCCACCTCGTCCAGCAGCAACTCTACGCCGACGCCCACACCCAGCATATGCGCCAAACCGCCGCCAGGCGATTCAGCCTCGCTGATGTGTTCCTCTACGCTGTCTTTGGACTCGTTGCCACCGCCCCCGCCGCCACCAGCTTTAGATGGATCGGAGGACCAGGATGTGTACGGGTCACAGCTGTCGCTGGCCTCactgccaccaccacctccgccCGAGGATGTGCTGGCCATGAACTATGCAGAACCCTCCAGTCCGTCTACTCCCACACCAATGAGCACTCCAATGATCATGCCCAACAGCAACGGATCGTTGCCCCCGGCGGTGCCGGCCAAGCCCATGAAGCCAGCAGTGAAGCAGGCGGCGGGCGGTCTCAAGGCCGCGCCACCATACAAGGCACCGCCGGATTACGTGGGTCCCGCCCTGCTGCCCGGGCCGCcattgccgccgccgcctcccgCCCAGAAAAAGGTCTCGTTTGCAGACTCTCCGGTGCTGTTGCGTCGCAAGATGTGCTCACCAGAACCCGTGCTGCCCCAGCGATCGCCCAGCACCACGCTCAGCTGTCATTCCAGCTCCAGCGCGGGATCGGCCTACCAGACCTATGCTCCCGGGCCTATGTTGCCGCCTCGTGCGGATGTGGCCCGCCTCTCTAGCCtgagcaacggcagcagcagcgaggTGACCTCGCCAAAGCGCCTGCAGGAGTCGGCCTCGAATCCGCCCCGCGACTTCCTAAAGGATCTGCAGCGCGTTATGCGCAAAAAATGGCAAGTGGCGCAAAAGTGCAAAGCGGAGCCGGCGACGACGCCGCATGAGGTCCTGGGCTTCCGGGACTTTAGCAACGAGGATCTTCTGGCCGCCCACAATCTCAACTCCGGAGCCAACTCCTCGCACTACTACCGCGAGACGGCCAACGTGAGCCACTGGGTGAGGAAGCACTACGAGTATGCCCACAACGCGCTCTACGAGAACGTGCACGCCCAGGCGGCGGCTGGAGTGCCTGGTGGAGAAGCCACCACGCCTCCTCTCCCACCACCACCTGGTAATTCAGTGGCAGCTAAGAAAcgtccgccgccgccgcctccgaAGCGGAGCGACAAGACGCACCTGACCAACCGGGTGTAA